From a single Vespa crabro chromosome 22, iyVesCrab1.2, whole genome shotgun sequence genomic region:
- the LOC124431656 gene encoding WD repeat-containing protein 91 isoform X1, whose product MSHIQYVDELVKEYLLFRGFSQTLKAFDNDLKTEKEKGFRVDKIVDQLMQYIYTYDLLSLRELWGHLDIRMFSRLENHFTPAIKKLENAVLKMYLVNAAVNNKQDRIQEFFTKMAPELQGHSEWKEWFALPFVKNPEDNPTYSVHFTRQWQDTMLVSLHNFLATIFQCMPQPTLLTIDEDTNKLKRLQEENEALRQKLNEPIKIETIADVNPGPVPQYPPIMDDFYIIAQESPLMENPKTLRSLIKNIGGGSSPILSRKSATNIKKHTESDIASTKRTNTKGRLNSVAKTEAVAKRSMSCDSRLTSTRKRDSSIDTTVDRKTKEKIESTYILLSQEEYTEHKTSIIQCKSNASGSYVATGDADGVIKVWTPIPSPKTVTTFNSPMTNANKAITALDWISKNERFFLHGDNNGLIQLHETRDCKTLWEIQHEGSRIITLLCNPTDSTFVCSVSDPTESKLLLYDIKSTKLERILPTEQNVVALCSAFNHNGQLLITGMSNGNILIHDLRRNEIIDNLGSHSSPVIDIELINDFTNICARSEDGKLCQRSLNHSGKILWETKIKIEKTAFHGKLFTFDQSGNYMLLCTQNGGNIYKMPPGMQTKVLELGGHKGTLCCDWSSANQSGTCITGGAEGKARVSTLLSP is encoded by the exons ATGTCTCATATTCAGTATGTTGATGAGCTGGTCAAggagtatttattatttcgaggATTTAGTCAAACTCTGAAAGCCTTCGACAACGATTTAAAgaccgagaaagaaaaaggtttcAGG GTTGATAAAATTGTTGATCAATTGatgcaatacatatatacatatgatttATTATCTCTGAGAGAATTATGGGGTCATTTAGATATTAGAATGTTTTCCCGTTTAGAAAATCATTTTACTCCggctataaaaaaattagagaatgctgttttaaaaatgtatctaGTAAATGCAgctgtaaataataaacaagatCGTATTCAAGAATTTTTTACTAAAATGGCACCGGAATTACAAGGACATTCTGAATGGAAAGAATGGTTTG CATTACCATTTGTAAAAAATCCTGAAGATAATCCAACATATTCGGTACATTTTACCAGACAATGGCAAGATACTATGTTGGTTTCTTTACATAATTTTCTTGCAACTATTTTTCAA TGTATGCCACAAccaacattattaacaatagatGAAGATACGAATAAGTTGAAACGTTTACAAGAGGAGAATGAAGCCCTAagacaaaaattaaatgaacctattaaaatagaaacaatCGCTGATGTAAATCCAGGACCAGTACCACAATATCCACCAATTATGGATGACTTTTATATCATTGCTCA gGAATCTCCTTTAATGGAAAATCCTAAAACATTGAGAagtttaataaagaatataggcGGTGGTTCAAGTCCAATTTTAAGTAGAAAATCTGCAACAAATATTAAGAAACATACAGAATCTGATATAGCATCTACAAAAAGGACAAATACTAAAGGAAGACTGAATTCAGTTGCAAAAACTGAAGCGGTTGCTAAAAGAAGTATGAGTTGTGATTCTCGATTAACAAGTACTAGAAAAAGAGATTCATCTATTGATACTACTGTcgacagaaaaacaaaagaaaagatcgagtCAACTTATATCCTTTTAAGTCAG GAGGAATATACAGAACATAAAACATCCATTATTCAATGTAAAAGCAATGCAAGTGGTTCATATGTAGCAACGGGTGATGCTGATGGCGTTATCAAAGTATGGACACCAATTCCATCGccaaa aaCTGTTACGACATTTAATTCACCTATGACAAACGCAAATAAGGCTATAACTGCATTAGATTGGATATCCAAAAATGaacgtttctttttacatGGCGACAATAACGGACTAATTCAATTACACGAAACGCGTGATTGTAAAACACTTTGGGAAATACAACATGAAGGATCACGGATTATTACTTTACTTTGTAATCCAACCGATTCTACATTTGTATGCTCAGTATCAGATCCTACAGAAAgcaaattacttttatatgatataaagtcgacgaaattagaaagaattttACCTACAGAACAAAATGTAGTTGCTTTGTGTTCTGCATTTAATCACAATGGTCAACTGCTTATCACAGGAATGTCAAACGGCAATATACTGATACATGATTTGAggcgaaatgaaataatagataatctTGGTTCTCATTCGAGTCCGGTAATTGATATAGAATTGATAAatgattttacaaatatttgtgCTCGAAGTGAAGATGGGAAATTATGCCAAAGAAGCTTAAACCACTCAGGAAAAATCTTGTGGGAaactaaaattaaaattgaaaaaactgCTTTCCATGggaaattatttacatttgatCAAAGTGGAAATTATATGTTACTTTGTACACAAAATGGAGGTAACATATATAAA atGCCCCCTGGTATGCAAACAAAAGTTTTAGAACTTGGTGGACATAAAGGAACATTATGTTGTGATTGGTCCAGTGCTAATCAATCTGGAACATGTATTACTGGTGGTGCCGAAGGAAAAGCCAGGGTATCAACACTACTATCCCCATGa
- the LOC124431656 gene encoding WD repeat-containing protein 91 isoform X2, translated as MQYIYTYDLLSLRELWGHLDIRMFSRLENHFTPAIKKLENAVLKMYLVNAAVNNKQDRIQEFFTKMAPELQGHSEWKEWFALPFVKNPEDNPTYSVHFTRQWQDTMLVSLHNFLATIFQCMPQPTLLTIDEDTNKLKRLQEENEALRQKLNEPIKIETIADVNPGPVPQYPPIMDDFYIIAQESPLMENPKTLRSLIKNIGGGSSPILSRKSATNIKKHTESDIASTKRTNTKGRLNSVAKTEAVAKRSMSCDSRLTSTRKRDSSIDTTVDRKTKEKIESTYILLSQEEYTEHKTSIIQCKSNASGSYVATGDADGVIKVWTPIPSPKTVTTFNSPMTNANKAITALDWISKNERFFLHGDNNGLIQLHETRDCKTLWEIQHEGSRIITLLCNPTDSTFVCSVSDPTESKLLLYDIKSTKLERILPTEQNVVALCSAFNHNGQLLITGMSNGNILIHDLRRNEIIDNLGSHSSPVIDIELINDFTNICARSEDGKLCQRSLNHSGKILWETKIKIEKTAFHGKLFTFDQSGNYMLLCTQNGGNIYKMPPGMQTKVLELGGHKGTLCCDWSSANQSGTCITGGAEGKARVSTLLSP; from the exons atgcaatacatatatacatatgatttATTATCTCTGAGAGAATTATGGGGTCATTTAGATATTAGAATGTTTTCCCGTTTAGAAAATCATTTTACTCCggctataaaaaaattagagaatgctgttttaaaaatgtatctaGTAAATGCAgctgtaaataataaacaagatCGTATTCAAGAATTTTTTACTAAAATGGCACCGGAATTACAAGGACATTCTGAATGGAAAGAATGGTTTG CATTACCATTTGTAAAAAATCCTGAAGATAATCCAACATATTCGGTACATTTTACCAGACAATGGCAAGATACTATGTTGGTTTCTTTACATAATTTTCTTGCAACTATTTTTCAA TGTATGCCACAAccaacattattaacaatagatGAAGATACGAATAAGTTGAAACGTTTACAAGAGGAGAATGAAGCCCTAagacaaaaattaaatgaacctattaaaatagaaacaatCGCTGATGTAAATCCAGGACCAGTACCACAATATCCACCAATTATGGATGACTTTTATATCATTGCTCA gGAATCTCCTTTAATGGAAAATCCTAAAACATTGAGAagtttaataaagaatataggcGGTGGTTCAAGTCCAATTTTAAGTAGAAAATCTGCAACAAATATTAAGAAACATACAGAATCTGATATAGCATCTACAAAAAGGACAAATACTAAAGGAAGACTGAATTCAGTTGCAAAAACTGAAGCGGTTGCTAAAAGAAGTATGAGTTGTGATTCTCGATTAACAAGTACTAGAAAAAGAGATTCATCTATTGATACTACTGTcgacagaaaaacaaaagaaaagatcgagtCAACTTATATCCTTTTAAGTCAG GAGGAATATACAGAACATAAAACATCCATTATTCAATGTAAAAGCAATGCAAGTGGTTCATATGTAGCAACGGGTGATGCTGATGGCGTTATCAAAGTATGGACACCAATTCCATCGccaaa aaCTGTTACGACATTTAATTCACCTATGACAAACGCAAATAAGGCTATAACTGCATTAGATTGGATATCCAAAAATGaacgtttctttttacatGGCGACAATAACGGACTAATTCAATTACACGAAACGCGTGATTGTAAAACACTTTGGGAAATACAACATGAAGGATCACGGATTATTACTTTACTTTGTAATCCAACCGATTCTACATTTGTATGCTCAGTATCAGATCCTACAGAAAgcaaattacttttatatgatataaagtcgacgaaattagaaagaattttACCTACAGAACAAAATGTAGTTGCTTTGTGTTCTGCATTTAATCACAATGGTCAACTGCTTATCACAGGAATGTCAAACGGCAATATACTGATACATGATTTGAggcgaaatgaaataatagataatctTGGTTCTCATTCGAGTCCGGTAATTGATATAGAATTGATAAatgattttacaaatatttgtgCTCGAAGTGAAGATGGGAAATTATGCCAAAGAAGCTTAAACCACTCAGGAAAAATCTTGTGGGAaactaaaattaaaattgaaaaaactgCTTTCCATGggaaattatttacatttgatCAAAGTGGAAATTATATGTTACTTTGTACACAAAATGGAGGTAACATATATAAA atGCCCCCTGGTATGCAAACAAAAGTTTTAGAACTTGGTGGACATAAAGGAACATTATGTTGTGATTGGTCCAGTGCTAATCAATCTGGAACATGTATTACTGGTGGTGCCGAAGGAAAAGCCAGGGTATCAACACTACTATCCCCATGa
- the LOC124431657 gene encoding transcription initiation protein SPT3 homolog isoform X2 gives MMHGFGDCSEPLIESAKIIEDIVLHQMRGIVKKACEVAERRGILKKSNVVTAEDFMFLLRKDKIKLQRLLKYLELKQFKASVNKVLKSDDPEDIVDNEQLQNNKPKGPYHEFLNTIDNTGELFENKSVIDEIKLNRCIRAEMITRSMDEARYIKFSNARNASFANKNRHKFSDWICTDGNITISKEGYVILGYLAYETVAQIIDLVFLVRQDQTKIYGDAIDRLKLSYVNPYTYKPYYHGKGAATKPITPAEITEALRRFWSPQLDITGPFNRWSVRPPHLKFLSC, from the exons ATGATGCATGGATTTGGTGATTGTAGTGAACCATTAATAGAATCCgcaaaaataatagaagataTTGTATTGCATCAAATGAGAGGAATTGTTAAAAAAGCATGTGAAGTTGCTGAAAGACGAGGAATATTGAAAAAGTCTAATGTTGTAACAGCGGAAGATTTTATGTTTTTGTTacgtaaagataaaattaagcTACAGCGATTGCTTAAATATTTAg AATTGAAACAGTTCAAAGCTTCTGTCAATAAAGTTTTGAAAAGTGATGATCCAGAGGATATAGTAGATAATGaacaattacaaaataataaaccgAAGGGTCCATATCATGAATTTCTTAATACCATTGACAATACTGGAgaactttttgaaaataaatctgttatagatgaaataaaattaaacagaTGCATTCGTGCTGAGATGATTACACGTTCAATGGATGAAGCCCGTTACATTAAATTTAGTAATGCGCGTAATGCATCATTTGCAAATAAGAATCGTCATAAATTTAGTGACTGGATTTGTACAGATG GTAACATAACAATATCCAAGGAAGGTTATGTGATTTTAGGATATTTAGCATATGAAACAGTTGCACAAATTATTGATCTTGTTTTCTTAGTGCGCCAAGATCAAACTAAAATATATGGAGATGCCATAGATCGTCTTAAACTAAGTTATGTTaatccatatacatataagccGTATTATCATGGAAAG ggTGCTGCAACTAAACCAATAACTCCAGCTGAAATAACTGAAGCTCTTAGACGATTCTGGTCACCACAGTTAGATATAACAGGACCATTTAATCGTTGGTCAGTGCGTCCACCTCATTTGAAATTCCTTTCTTGTTAA
- the LOC124431657 gene encoding transcription initiation protein SPT3 homolog isoform X1, which translates to MAEASNSKSVNDPQYYKNESTNYIAEIRQMMHGFGDCSEPLIESAKIIEDIVLHQMRGIVKKACEVAERRGILKKSNVVTAEDFMFLLRKDKIKLQRLLKYLELKQFKASVNKVLKSDDPEDIVDNEQLQNNKPKGPYHEFLNTIDNTGELFENKSVIDEIKLNRCIRAEMITRSMDEARYIKFSNARNASFANKNRHKFSDWICTDGNITISKEGYVILGYLAYETVAQIIDLVFLVRQDQTKIYGDAIDRLKLSYVNPYTYKPYYHGKGAATKPITPAEITEALRRFWSPQLDITGPFNRWSVRPPHLKFLSC; encoded by the exons atggcAGAAGCATCTAATTCAAAATCTGTAAATGATCCtcagtattataaaaatgaatcaaCCAATTACATAGCTG aaattcgACAAATGATGCATGGATTTGGTGATTGTAGTGAACCATTAATAGAATCCgcaaaaataatagaagataTTGTATTGCATCAAATGAGAGGAATTGTTAAAAAAGCATGTGAAGTTGCTGAAAGACGAGGAATATTGAAAAAGTCTAATGTTGTAACAGCGGAAGATTTTATGTTTTTGTTacgtaaagataaaattaagcTACAGCGATTGCTTAAATATTTAg AATTGAAACAGTTCAAAGCTTCTGTCAATAAAGTTTTGAAAAGTGATGATCCAGAGGATATAGTAGATAATGaacaattacaaaataataaaccgAAGGGTCCATATCATGAATTTCTTAATACCATTGACAATACTGGAgaactttttgaaaataaatctgttatagatgaaataaaattaaacagaTGCATTCGTGCTGAGATGATTACACGTTCAATGGATGAAGCCCGTTACATTAAATTTAGTAATGCGCGTAATGCATCATTTGCAAATAAGAATCGTCATAAATTTAGTGACTGGATTTGTACAGATG GTAACATAACAATATCCAAGGAAGGTTATGTGATTTTAGGATATTTAGCATATGAAACAGTTGCACAAATTATTGATCTTGTTTTCTTAGTGCGCCAAGATCAAACTAAAATATATGGAGATGCCATAGATCGTCTTAAACTAAGTTATGTTaatccatatacatataagccGTATTATCATGGAAAG ggTGCTGCAACTAAACCAATAACTCCAGCTGAAATAACTGAAGCTCTTAGACGATTCTGGTCACCACAGTTAGATATAACAGGACCATTTAATCGTTGGTCAGTGCGTCCACCTCATTTGAAATTCCTTTCTTGTTAA
- the LOC124431781 gene encoding zinc finger protein Dzip1, which translates to MAFSFHIGTKWYHNFPKLAKESGFHFNTHKSRIHIDWNHIDSIDIDRVIIERDFIIVDENINNVINYNLKNEYDLKILDSNFVKVFRLAQLAVEYLLYCKQYLDQSVIILKDELKLKIEDNHKLRKEITALEEIIKNLKDKAKERNRMIETKIGDSNGEIHKCPHCPKSFISITFVKAHIARRHPYTTDLSTEISPVHEHYKIETEKLHNEIKLLKERLNQTEKVIKNESDKISNGVKIDNKDKENESENDDIRYNVNKYELIERQQIKNNEEINDLKSLLLTEINNLRHRNESPYKIHDNVPEINVKLLISQQEREIERLRNQLLEKLTPDIEKMHDKLRMQEDHWKSKIQQMEHQHRIDIEKITSELKLTQQAAEFIKTEYEFKVNALEKQSKDQSSILIEQSKQLSSLSHGLQNSQIQTDLNKYFNNIKTKNIITPMIKDDKTTHFQNTEIAENGDGDKIRIENTNSMLKQKSRDESVLLVPKISQNYNETKHPDKVLNSVDYNAQEKRLKEQFKSTDKTSKKFESFDVVKVSEIKNENQINHKSKLVQKHSKNPFIKIHSNRESFPSILNDKNESTESNSENVDSKISKINVENHKISKNFLDVEVGINSVTSSYTTTESETGSDSEVVSVKKNNVLSNKNEVISSLLKSTETSQNNSFFPEKLKKDILETFQKKLRDLGIDPEWNEIPQISYKQKMKIIRHHQSIYSKKFLKYNEVKHNILKEVLHRISIKNSTSHQSKSVKRSPLDKLVTNVKSKAMKTFSIPKSSYISPKKFKTNLEDEELKSLNAHDTYKIPRKPSIVPKENEYISKNVDEKENNEINENDTFPKFLNSQKRSNSMLDLHTNDKNQTQETSSNIIQFMNGELRKTSTPKQNDSISLLKRQEVTQSFIISPKHNKGSLKSTTFTVGNSIKKKVLFNLKDKKDNELSSSSQQTELNDSDWNISSISDEKTQLQKRKSPSSDNIVLKTTQAEKIAEISKKIEKQLLISRKKPIGSIEAMFPSASIFENNKKDETQDNKSAQYPYLSSISISTSSLENLSPKLAVNSKVNGIKFPLPTPRNLQKKEFNSIESQKTLPITNDTNLEADIDDILQTE; encoded by the exons atggcattttcatttcatatcgGCACTAAGTGGTATCACAATTTTCCAAAACTTGCCAAAGAATCAGGCTTTCATTTCAATACACATAAATCTAGAATTCATATAGATTGGAATCACATAG attCTATTGACATAGACAGGGTGATAATTGAAAGAGACTTTATAATTGtagatgaaaatattaataatgtaataaattataacttgaaaaatgaatacgatttaaaaatattagattcAAACTTTGTAAAAGTTTTTCGTCTTGCACAATTAGCAGTCGAATATTTGCTTTATTGTAAACAGTATTTAGATCaaagtgtaataatattaaaggacgaattgaaattaaaaattgaagacAATCATAAacttagaaaagaaattacggcattggaagaaataataaagaatttaaaagataaggctaaagaaaggaatagaatGATTGAAACAAAAATTGGAGATTCTAATGGTGAAATACATAAA tgTCCACATTGTccaaaatcatttatttctattacattTGTTAAAGCTCATATAGCTCGCCGTCATCCATATACGACTGATTTATCTACAGAAATATCACCTGTACATGaacattataaaattgaaactgaaaaattacataatgagataaaattgttaaaggAAAGACTTAATCAAACTgagaaagttataaaaaatgaatctgataaaatatcaaatggtGTTAAAATAGACaataaggataaagaaaatgaaagcgaaaatgatgatattagatataatgtaaataaatatgaattaattgaaagacaacaaataaaaaataatgaagaaattaaTGATTTGAAAAGTTTACTTTTAACTGAAATCAAT AATTTGAGGCATAGAAATGAGAGTCCTTATAAAATACATGATAATGTACCTGAGATTAATGTTAAGTTATTAATAAGtcaacaagaaagagaaatagagagattaAGAAATCAACTTCTTGAAAAG CTTACTCctgatatagaaaaaatgcATGATAAACTTAGAATGCAAGAGGATCATTGGAAATCCAAAATACAGCAAATGGAACATCAGCATCgtatagatatagaaaaaataacttCAGAATTAAAATTGACACAACAGGCAGctgaatttataaaaactgAATATGAATTTAAAGTTAATGCCCTAGAAAAACAATCTAAAGATCAATCAAGTATTTTAATAGAACAAAGTAAACAGCTAAGTTCATTGTCTCATGGTTTACAAAATTCACAAATACAAAcggatttaaataaatattttaataatataaagacaaaaaatattatcacaccaatgataaaagatgataaaacCACACATTTTCAAAATACGGAAATTGCCGAAAATGGGGATGGAGACAAAATTCGTATTGAAAATACGAATAGTATGTTAAAACAGAAGTCCAGAGATGAATCAGTATTGTTAGTACCAAAAATTtcacaaaattataatgaaactaAACATCCTGATAAAGTATTAAATAGTGTTGATTATAATGCACAAGAGAAAAGATTGAAAGAGCAATTTAAATCTACGGATAAAACTtctaaaaaatttgaaagttTTGATGTAGTTAAGGtatctgaaataaaaaatgaaaatcagATAAATCATAAATCAAAACTTGTACAAAAACATTCCAAAAATCCTTTCATTAAGATACATTCAAATAGAGAAAGTTTTCCAAGTATTTTAAATGACAAGAATGAATCCACAGAGTCAAATTCAGAAAATGTTGATtctaaaataagtaaaattaatgtagaaaatcataaaatatcaaaaaattttcttgatGTTGAAGTCGGCATAAATTCTGTAACATCAAGTTATACTACAACAGAATCAGAAACAGGAAGTGATTCTGAAGTTGTCagtgttaaaaaaaacaatgtattgtcaaataaaaatgaagtaataTCTTCTTTACTTAAATCTACAGAGACCTCTCAAAATAATAGTTTCTTTcctgaaaaattaaaaaaggatataCTAGAAACATTCCAGAAAAAATTACGTGATTTAGGAATAGATCCAGAATGGAATGAAATACCTCAAATAtcgtataaacaaaaaatgaagattATTCGACATCATCAAAGTATATATTCTAag aaatttcttaaatataatgaagTAAAACATAACATACTTAAAGAAGTTCTTCAtagaatttctattaaaaatagtacATCACATCAATCTAAATCAGTTAAAAGATCACCATTAGATAAACTTGTAACTAATGTAAAATCTAAAGCTATGAAAACTTTTAGCATACCAAAAAGCTctt ATATATCaccaaaaaaattcaaaacgaatttagaagatgaagaattaaaaagtttaAATGCACatgatacatataaaattCCAAGAAAGCCTTCAATTGTACCAAAAGAAAATGAGTACATATCAAAAAATgttgatgaaaaagaaaacaatgaaattaatgaaaatgatacgTTTCCAAAGTTTCTAAATTCACAGAAACGTTCAAATTCTATGTTAGATTTGCATACAAATGACAAAAATCAAACACAAGAAACTTCTTCAAACATAATACAATTTATGAATGGGGAACTTCGGAAGACATCTACTCCAAAGCAAAATGACTCAATTAGTTTGTTGAAACGACAAGAAGTAACacaaagttttattatttcaccAAAACATAATAAAGGTTCTTTAAAATCTACAACATTTACAGTAggtaattcaataaaaaagaaagtacttTTTAATCTAAAGGATAAGAAAGACAATGAATTATCGTCTTCATCTCAACAGACAGAACTAAATGATAGTGATTGGAATATTTCAAg taTTTCTGATGAAAAAACACAGCTTCAAAAACGGAAGTCTCCTAGTTctgataatattgtattaaagACTACACAAGCTGAAAAAATAGcagaaatttcaaaaaaaatagaaaagcag ctACTTATATCTCGAAAAAAACCTATAGGATCTATTGAAGCAATGTTTCCTTCGGCttctatttttgaaaataataaaaaggacgAGACTCAAGATAATAAAAGTGCACAATATCCTTATTTAAGTTCGATTAGTATTAGTACTTCAAGTTTAGAAAATTTGAGTCCAAAATTGGCAGTAAATTCTAAAGTTAATGGTATAAAATTTCCATTGCCAACACCGAGAaatttacaaaagaaagaatttaattctATTGAATCACAAAAGACATTACCCATTACTAATGATACTAACCTAGAAGCGGATATAGATGATATTTTACAAACGGAATGA